A stretch of bacterium DNA encodes these proteins:
- a CDS encoding oxidative damage protection protein, producing MSRTVICVKLKKEAEGLAAAPFAGPLGQEIYEKVSKEAWEDWKDNMMIKVINEYRLNLVDPNHYQTLLKQMSAYLGLSGDKILEVENAERGKS from the coding sequence ATGTCTAGAACAGTAATCTGTGTGAAATTAAAGAAAGAAGCCGAAGGCTTAGCGGCAGCTCCATTTGCTGGTCCTTTGGGGCAGGAAATTTACGAAAAAGTTTCTAAAGAAGCTTGGGAAGACTGGAAAGATAACATGATGATTAAGGTCATCAATGAGTATCGACTCAATCTAGTTGATCCCAATCACTATCAGACGCTACTCAAGCAGATGAGCGCTTATCTTGGACTTTCTGGCGATAAGATTCTTGAAGTCGAAAATGCAGAGCGCGGGAAAAGCTAA